One genomic segment of Alicycliphilus denitrificans K601 includes these proteins:
- a CDS encoding DUF1259 domain-containing protein: MQMAVAAGPTVDTATIESVTGLKGNYNKTENVFKVSKPRDDVKVSVDRWTMPPFMGLTSWAAFTPTGGSTMMMGDTVLFEDEVNPAMSAALEAGLEVTALHNHFFFDQPKVYFMHIGGMGDARQLATGVKAVYDRVAQVRASQPKPAKAFGGSIPTPSSITAARIEEILGAKAQVKDGMVKVSFGREAKMHGTPVGNEMGVNTWAAFAGTDEQAVVDGDFAMREGELQTVLKVLRREGINIVAIHNHMTHEEPRYVFLHYWGKGKAAELAQSLKRTLDAQKAVK; encoded by the coding sequence ATGCAAATGGCCGTTGCGGCAGGACCGACGGTCGACACGGCAACGATCGAGTCCGTGACGGGACTCAAGGGCAACTACAACAAGACCGAGAACGTCTTCAAGGTCAGCAAGCCGCGCGATGACGTGAAGGTCAGCGTGGATCGCTGGACGATGCCACCCTTCATGGGCCTGACATCGTGGGCTGCATTCACGCCGACGGGCGGCAGCACGATGATGATGGGCGACACGGTGCTGTTCGAGGACGAGGTCAATCCGGCCATGAGCGCCGCTCTTGAAGCCGGCCTGGAAGTGACGGCGCTGCACAACCACTTCTTCTTCGACCAGCCCAAGGTTTACTTCATGCACATCGGCGGGATGGGCGATGCGCGGCAACTGGCCACAGGGGTCAAGGCTGTGTATGACCGGGTCGCGCAGGTGCGAGCAAGCCAACCCAAACCCGCAAAGGCCTTTGGCGGCAGCATTCCCACGCCCAGCAGCATCACCGCGGCGCGCATCGAGGAAATCCTCGGCGCCAAGGCGCAAGTGAAGGACGGCATGGTCAAGGTGAGCTTCGGGCGCGAGGCGAAGATGCACGGCACACCCGTCGGCAATGAGATGGGCGTCAACACCTGGGCTGCGTTTGCAGGGACCGACGAGCAGGCCGTGGTGGACGGTGACTTCGCGATGCGTGAGGGGGAACTCCAGACGGTGCTCAAGGTGTTGCGGCGAGAAGGAATCAACATCGTGGCGATCCACAACCACATGACGCACGAGGAGCCGCGCTACGTATTTCTGCACTACTGGGGCAAAGGCAAAGCGGCGGAGCTGGCGCAGTCGTTGAAAAGGACTTTGGACGCACAGAAGGCCGTGAAATGA
- the chrA gene encoding chromate resistance efflux protein ChrA: protein MSYLQLFVRFLKFGLLAWGGPVAQIAMLRRELVDEERWISSKRFNKLLAVMQVLPGPEAHEICVHLGIRAKGRLGGVLAGLGFMLPGFLLMFALSWLYFQIELVGTSLGAAFLGVQAAVIALIVRAVHRIGEHILLDRWLWAIAIVCALAAMGRVDFWITLPAGGLVYALLVLKHRASALLVTLAAVALATAVAFWAEPTAKLVETVVQGQASVLLIFASGLKAGLLTFGGAYTAIPFVRNDAVGRGWMTDGQFLDGLALSGVLPAPLIIFATFVGYVAGGPIGAVAMTAGIFLPAFAFSLIFYDRLEAVVENKRLHAFLDGVAAGVVGLIGATTIDLARVTAERVPSLTAGMSIFAAALAFLYAWKNKLNVVVVILAAGLAGWLVFPGQG, encoded by the coding sequence ATGAGCTACCTGCAGCTCTTCGTGCGCTTTCTCAAGTTCGGCTTGCTTGCATGGGGCGGGCCTGTAGCTCAGATCGCCATGTTGCGCCGCGAGCTCGTGGACGAGGAACGCTGGATCTCCAGCAAACGCTTCAACAAGCTGCTTGCGGTAATGCAAGTACTGCCCGGACCCGAAGCACACGAAATATGCGTTCATTTGGGTATCCGAGCGAAGGGGCGGCTGGGGGGCGTACTGGCGGGACTCGGGTTCATGCTTCCCGGATTCTTGCTGATGTTCGCGCTGTCTTGGTTGTACTTCCAGATTGAACTTGTGGGTACCTCGCTGGGCGCGGCATTCCTTGGCGTGCAGGCGGCCGTGATCGCCCTGATCGTGCGTGCCGTGCACCGCATCGGCGAGCACATCCTGCTCGATCGCTGGTTGTGGGCCATTGCCATCGTTTGCGCGCTGGCAGCCATGGGTCGTGTCGACTTCTGGATCACCCTGCCGGCGGGTGGGCTTGTGTACGCCCTGCTCGTGCTCAAGCATCGGGCCTCAGCACTGCTAGTGACGCTGGCAGCGGTGGCGCTGGCCACGGCCGTGGCATTTTGGGCTGAGCCAACAGCAAAGCTGGTGGAAACGGTCGTTCAGGGCCAAGCCTCGGTGTTGCTCATCTTCGCCTCAGGCCTCAAGGCCGGCTTGCTCACCTTCGGCGGCGCCTACACAGCGATTCCGTTCGTTCGCAACGACGCCGTCGGGCGCGGGTGGATGACGGATGGGCAGTTCCTGGACGGCCTGGCGCTGTCCGGTGTGCTGCCGGCACCGCTCATCATCTTCGCCACGTTCGTCGGCTATGTGGCGGGGGGGCCGATCGGGGCGGTGGCCATGACGGCGGGGATCTTTCTTCCGGCCTTTGCGTTCTCGCTGATTTTCTACGACCGGCTGGAGGCGGTCGTGGAGAACAAACGGCTACACGCCTTTCTGGACGGCGTCGCGGCTGGGGTAGTCGGCCTGATCGGCGCAACCACCATCGACTTGGCGCGGGTCACTGCCGAACGCGTGCCATCGCTGACGGCGGGCATGTCGATCTTCGCCGCGGCCCTGGCATTCCTTTATGCCTGGAAGAACAAGCTCAACGTCGTCGTCGTGATCCTCGCGGCGGGACTGGCGGGGTGGCTGGTGTTTCCGGGCCAAGGCTGA
- a CDS encoding sensor histidine kinase: MAWRRLTLRSRLTAAFALVFGAMLLAYALAVYLLIRDRFAAELDHRLDQELEIAERSIARDADGRLAWRDVHGPETGEGQRLRNVSWLDVWRADGTLALRRQDAATDSGETPVLPPDTAWTGLRSLELPGEVHLRLLQRRVSLEGEMLLMRAALREDDFARGLVVVLWVMAGGLPLALLAAAAGGYWLAGRGLAPIHRMAEEAEAIHAGRLDARLPVDNPFDEPGRLAVSFNALLARLEAAFGELGRFTADASHELRTPLTVIRSVGEVGLREPHSEAEYRNIIGTMLEEVDRLTLLTTMLLELTRAEGRRTAIKRESIDLRELIRDAAGFLGVLAEEGRVCIDLDLPDSPVPVSGDWTMLRQAVVNLLDNAIKHSPPDAVVAIACRTHADLAEITVADQGPGIPAEHLPHLFDRFYRVDAARGRQDGDRRGGFGLGLAIARWAVEAHGGRIEADSAPGKGSVFRIALPRERTLSHPEGTTP, encoded by the coding sequence ATGGCTTGGCGTCGGCTGACCCTGCGCTCCCGGCTCACCGCCGCCTTCGCGCTGGTGTTCGGCGCCATGCTGCTGGCCTATGCGCTGGCCGTCTATCTCTTGATCCGCGACCGTTTCGCCGCCGAACTGGACCACCGCCTGGATCAGGAACTGGAGATCGCCGAACGCAGCATCGCGCGCGATGCGGACGGCCGCCTGGCCTGGCGCGATGTCCACGGGCCGGAAACCGGCGAGGGCCAGCGGCTGCGCAACGTGTCCTGGCTCGATGTCTGGCGCGCCGACGGCACGCTCGCCCTGCGCCGCCAGGACGCGGCGACCGACTCGGGGGAAACGCCCGTCCTGCCGCCCGACACGGCCTGGACGGGGCTGCGCTCGCTGGAACTTCCCGGCGAGGTGCACCTGCGACTGCTGCAGCGCCGCGTCTCCCTCGAAGGTGAAATGCTGCTGATGCGTGCCGCGCTGCGCGAGGACGACTTCGCGCGCGGCCTCGTGGTCGTCCTGTGGGTGATGGCCGGCGGTCTGCCACTCGCCCTGCTGGCGGCGGCTGCGGGCGGCTATTGGCTCGCGGGGCGGGGACTCGCGCCCATCCACCGCATGGCCGAGGAGGCCGAGGCCATCCACGCCGGCCGGCTGGATGCGCGGCTTCCCGTGGACAACCCGTTCGACGAGCCGGGGCGGCTTGCCGTGAGCTTCAATGCGCTGCTGGCCCGGCTGGAGGCGGCCTTCGGAGAGCTCGGGCGTTTCACCGCCGATGCCTCCCACGAGCTGCGCACGCCGCTGACGGTGATTCGCAGCGTGGGCGAGGTGGGTCTGCGCGAGCCGCACTCCGAAGCCGAGTACCGCAACATCATCGGCACCATGCTGGAAGAAGTGGACCGGCTCACCCTTCTGACCACCATGCTGCTCGAACTCACCCGGGCCGAAGGCCGGCGAACGGCGATAAAGCGCGAATCGATCGACCTGCGCGAGCTCATCCGGGATGCTGCCGGCTTCCTCGGCGTGCTGGCCGAGGAGGGGCGCGTATGCATCGATCTCGACCTGCCCGATAGCCCGGTTCCGGTTTCGGGCGACTGGACGATGCTGCGCCAGGCCGTCGTCAACCTGCTGGACAACGCCATCAAGCACAGCCCGCCGGACGCCGTGGTGGCCATCGCGTGCCGCACGCATGCCGACCTCGCCGAAATCACCGTGGCGGACCAGGGACCGGGCATTCCGGCGGAGCACCTGCCGCATCTCTTCGACCGGTTCTACCGGGTCGATGCCGCCCGCGGCCGGCAGGACGGAGACCGCCGCGGCGGTTTCGGACTGGGCTTGGCCATCGCGCGCTGGGCGGTGGAGGCCCACGGCGGGCGCATCGAGGCCGACAGCGCGCCGGGCAAGGGCAGCGTCTTCCGAATCGCATTGCCCCGCGAAAGAACCCTCTCACATCCAGAAGGAACCACACCATGA
- a CDS encoding PepSY domain-containing protein — protein MKTRHALIALTVLITVPAVALAGWFGDERPPANAKPLSEIIKGVEEAGHKTIVELEFEDGVYEIEALDAQGKEVKLKVDPVSGKVNVK, from the coding sequence ATGAAAACCCGTCACGCTCTCATTGCACTCACCGTCCTCATTACCGTGCCTGCTGTCGCCCTGGCCGGCTGGTTCGGCGACGAACGCCCCCCCGCCAATGCCAAGCCCTTGTCGGAGATCATCAAGGGGGTCGAGGAGGCCGGTCACAAGACCATCGTCGAGCTCGAATTCGAGGACGGCGTCTACGAGATCGAAGCCCTCGACGCCCAGGGCAAGGAAGTGAAACTCAAGGTCGATCCGGTCTCGGGCAAGGTGAACGTGAAATGA
- a CDS encoding MFS transporter — translation MLLPAGAAPEARLLLIGRALRAFTDGFIAILLPVYLLALGLGTWEVGLISTATLFGSALATLAVGQWGHRFPQRRLLLAAAGLMCLTGLLLAGLGGVGDFWPLLLVAFVGTMNPSAGDVSVFLPLEHARLAESAQGEARTFLFARYTFVGALCAAAGSLATAIPHALTAAGLAQLDALRLMFVAYGLTGVAIFVLYRALPDHHVHEQAAAPAPLGPSRGIVIKLAALFSVDALAGGLIVNTLLALWLFERFDLSLVAAGQFFFWAGLLSAGSQLAAPWAARRIGLINTMVFTHIPSSVCLILAAFADSLPVALALLFLRSALSQMDVPTRSAFVMAVVTPAERAAAASFTAVPRSLAAAASPAIGGALFSVGWLAAPLVACGVLKIAYDLALWHAFRRHGEAAP, via the coding sequence ATGCTGCTGCCCGCCGGAGCTGCGCCCGAGGCGCGCCTGCTGCTGATCGGTCGCGCCCTGCGGGCCTTCACCGACGGCTTCATCGCCATCCTGCTGCCGGTCTATCTGCTCGCCCTGGGGCTGGGCACGTGGGAAGTCGGGCTGATCAGCACCGCGACGCTCTTCGGCTCGGCGCTGGCGACCCTGGCGGTCGGTCAGTGGGGCCATCGCTTCCCGCAGCGCCGCCTGTTGCTCGCTGCCGCCGGACTGATGTGCCTGACCGGCCTGCTGCTGGCCGGCCTGGGTGGCGTTGGCGACTTCTGGCCGCTGCTGCTCGTCGCCTTCGTCGGCACGATGAACCCCAGTGCCGGCGACGTCAGCGTCTTCCTGCCGCTGGAGCATGCGCGGCTGGCGGAGTCGGCGCAGGGCGAGGCGCGCACCTTCCTCTTCGCGCGCTACACCTTCGTCGGCGCCTTGTGCGCCGCGGCCGGCTCGCTGGCGACGGCCATCCCGCACGCCCTGACGGCTGCGGGCCTGGCGCAGCTCGACGCGCTGCGCCTCATGTTCGTCGCCTACGGGCTGACCGGCGTCGCGATCTTCGTCCTGTATCGCGCCTTGCCGGACCACCACGTGCATGAGCAGGCGGCGGCGCCCGCGCCCCTGGGGCCTTCACGCGGCATCGTGATCAAACTGGCGGCGCTGTTCTCGGTCGATGCCTTAGCCGGAGGGTTGATCGTCAATACCTTGCTCGCGCTCTGGCTGTTCGAGCGTTTCGACCTTTCGCTTGTTGCCGCCGGCCAGTTCTTCTTCTGGGCCGGGCTGCTGTCGGCCGGCTCCCAGCTCGCCGCTCCCTGGGCGGCGCGCCGCATTGGCCTGATCAACACGATGGTGTTCACCCACATCCCGTCGAGCGTCTGTCTGATCCTCGCCGCCTTCGCCGACAGCCTGCCGGTGGCGCTCGCGCTGCTGTTCCTGCGCAGCGCACTCTCGCAGATGGATGTGCCGACGCGCTCGGCCTTCGTCATGGCGGTGGTCACGCCGGCCGAGCGCGCCGCCGCGGCGAGCTTCACCGCCGTGCCAAGGAGCCTCGCTGCCGCGGCGAGCCCTGCCATCGGCGGCGCCCTGTTCTCCGTCGGCTGGCTGGCCGCGCCGCTGGTGGCCTGCGGCGTGCTCAAGATCGCCTACGACCTCGCGCTCTGGCACGCCTTCCGGCGGCATGGGGAGGCGGCGCCGTGA
- a CDS encoding IS3 family transposase (programmed frameshift): MSRQGRFSPEVRERAVKLVLEHQTEYDSQWAAIGSVAAKIGCTAETLRGWVRQQERDTGRREGMTTTEKERIKQLEREVRELRQANEILRKASAYFGPGGARPPLETMKAFIDDHRADYGVEPICKVLPIAPSTYYAHAARKADPALRSRRAKRDDALMPQIRRVWDENFAVYGVRKVWRQMRRERVDVARCTVARLMKRLGLRGVIRGKPVRTTVSDPKLACPLDKVQRQFTADRPNALWVSDFTYVSTWQGFVYVAFVIDVFARRIVGWRASSSARTDFVLDALEQALYARKPVGPERLVHHSDRGVQYVSIRYTERLAEAGLEPSVGSVGDSYDNALAETINGLYKAEVIHRRPSWRTRDEVEWATLAWVDWFNNRRLLEPIGNIPPAEAEQAYYSQSTGSVVTA; encoded by the exons ATGAGCAGACAAGGAAGGTTTTCCCCGGAGGTCCGGGAGCGGGCGGTGAAACTGGTCCTGGAGCACCAGACCGAGTACGACTCGCAGTGGGCGGCGATCGGTTCGGTGGCAGCGAAAATCGGGTGCACGGCCGAGACGCTGCGCGGCTGGGTTCGGCAGCAGGAGCGTGACACGGGTCGGCGCGAGGGCATGACGACGACCGAGAAGGAGCGCATCAAGCAGCTCGAGCGCGAGGTGCGCGAGCTGCGCCAGGCCAACGAGATCCTGCGCAAGGCGTCGGCGTATTTTG GCCCAGGCGGAGCTCGACCGCCGCTCGAAACGATGAAGGCCTTCATCGATGACCACCGCGCCGACTACGGGGTCGAGCCGATCTGCAAGGTGCTGCCGATCGCCCCGTCGACCTACTACGCGCACGCGGCGCGCAAGGCTGATCCTGCGCTGCGTTCTCGGCGGGCGAAGCGCGACGATGCGCTGATGCCCCAGATCCGGCGCGTATGGGATGAGAACTTCGCCGTCTACGGCGTGCGCAAGGTGTGGCGACAGATGCGCCGCGAGCGCGTCGATGTGGCGCGCTGCACGGTGGCGCGGCTGATGAAGCGGCTGGGCCTGCGCGGCGTCATTCGCGGCAAGCCGGTGCGCACGACGGTCAGCGACCCGAAGCTGGCGTGCCCGCTGGACAAGGTGCAGCGCCAGTTCACCGCCGACCGGCCGAACGCGCTGTGGGTGTCCGACTTCACCTACGTCTCGACCTGGCAGGGCTTCGTCTACGTCGCCTTCGTCATCGACGTGTTCGCCCGCCGGATCGTGGGCTGGCGAGCGTCGTCCTCGGCCCGCACTGACTTCGTGCTCGACGCGCTCGAGCAGGCGCTGTACGCCCGCAAGCCGGTCGGCCCGGAAAGGCTCGTGCATCACAGTGACCGCGGCGTGCAGTACGTCTCCATTCGCTACACCGAGCGCCTGGCCGAGGCCGGACTGGAGCCCTCGGTGGGCAGCGTGGGCGACTCCTACGACAACGCGCTGGCCGAGACCATCAACGGGCTCTACAAGGCCGAGGTGATTCACCGGCGACCGTCCTGGCGAACGCGCGACGAAGTCGAATGGGCCACGCTCGCCTGGGTCGACTGGTTCAACAATCGTCGGCTGCTGGAGCCCATCGGCAACATCCCACCGGCCGAAGCCGAGCAAGCCTACTATTCACAATCCACCGGGTCCGTCGTGACGGCGTGA
- a CDS encoding ATP-binding cassette domain-containing protein — translation MIKRYGEATVLDGVDFDLSPGEILGIIGPNGAGKTTLMECLVGLLSADGGEVRLHGEPLPAARRREAMFYLPDGIAPWSDQPVWRATGLFRELHGLGAEREATVVRRLELKPVLAKRVSELSKGYRRRLLLVLALLTPQPILILDEPFDGFDLRQTLHVMDLLREVAAERALILSIHQLKDAERICDRLLLLDAGRRLGLGTLADLAAQAGAAHADLEEVFLGLTH, via the coding sequence ATGATCAAACGCTACGGCGAGGCCACCGTGCTCGACGGCGTGGACTTCGATCTTTCGCCCGGCGAGATTCTCGGCATCATCGGCCCCAACGGTGCCGGCAAGACGACGCTGATGGAATGCCTGGTGGGCCTGCTGTCCGCCGACGGCGGCGAAGTCCGTCTTCACGGCGAGCCGCTGCCGGCGGCGCGCAGGCGGGAGGCGATGTTCTACCTGCCCGACGGCATCGCGCCGTGGAGCGACCAGCCGGTCTGGCGCGCCACCGGGCTCTTCCGCGAGCTGCACGGCCTGGGCGCGGAGCGGGAGGCGACGGTGGTCCGCCGGCTGGAGCTCAAGCCGGTGCTGGCCAAACGGGTCTCCGAACTTTCCAAGGGCTATCGCCGCCGGCTGCTGCTGGTGCTGGCGTTGCTCACGCCCCAGCCCATCCTGATCCTCGACGAGCCCTTCGACGGTTTCGACCTGCGCCAGACCCTGCATGTCATGGACCTGCTGCGCGAAGTGGCGGCCGAGCGCGCGCTGATCCTGTCCATCCATCAACTGAAGGACGCCGAGCGCATCTGCGACCGCCTGCTGCTGCTCGACGCCGGCCGCCGTCTGGGCCTGGGCACCCTCGCGGACCTGGCGGCCCAGGCGGGCGCGGCCCACGCCGATCTGGAGGAGGTGTTTCTTGGACTCACGCACTGA
- a CDS encoding response regulator transcription factor — protein MRILIIEDQSKVAQSVKHGLEAERFDVTVAATGEDGFFLVSSQVFDLLILDLMLPGRDGLEILRTLRSRGLATPVIILSARDTVGDRIRGLDLGADDYLVKPFAFEELLARIRALLRRGRAQDVLRLKVADLEVDRVTRRVARGGQDVELTAHEYELLDYLLLHQGRVVSREMLARDVWREVARATPLDNVIDVHIARLRRKIDNGHGHPLIHTVRGVGFVLQEQAP, from the coding sequence ATGCGCATCCTGATCATCGAAGACCAGTCGAAAGTCGCCCAGTCCGTCAAGCACGGGCTGGAGGCCGAGCGCTTCGACGTGACGGTGGCGGCCACCGGGGAGGACGGCTTCTTTCTCGTCTCGTCGCAGGTGTTCGACCTGCTCATCCTCGATCTCATGCTGCCCGGCCGCGACGGCCTGGAGATCCTGCGCACCTTGCGCAGCCGGGGGCTGGCCACGCCGGTGATCATCCTCTCGGCGCGGGACACGGTGGGGGACCGCATCCGCGGCCTTGACCTCGGTGCCGACGACTACCTCGTCAAGCCCTTCGCCTTCGAGGAGCTGCTGGCACGCATCCGGGCGCTGCTGCGGCGCGGGCGGGCCCAGGACGTGCTGCGCCTCAAAGTGGCGGACCTGGAGGTGGACCGGGTCACGCGCCGGGTGGCGCGCGGCGGGCAGGACGTGGAACTCACCGCGCACGAATACGAACTGCTCGACTATCTGCTGCTGCACCAGGGCCGCGTGGTGTCGCGCGAGATGCTCGCGCGCGACGTCTGGCGCGAAGTGGCGCGCGCCACGCCGCTCGACAATGTCATCGACGTGCACATCGCCCGGCTGCGGCGCAAGATCGACAATGGTCACGGACATCCGCTGATCCACACGGTGCGCGGGGTCGGTTTCGTGCTTCAGGAGCAGGCGCCGTGA
- a CDS encoding superoxide dismutase codes for MPYELRSLSCDPAKLTGLSEKLIVSHWENNYGGAVKRLNAIEQKLAQLNWGAAPVFEINGLKREEMIASGSMILHEVYFDSLGGAGGDPGGTLKAAIERDFGSMDAWRAQFTAMGKAQGGGSGWTLLVWSPRRGRLVNAWAADHAHNLAGATPLIALDMYEHSYHMDFGAKAGAYVDAFMQNLSWTTAEAAFTRLGA; via the coding sequence ATGCCTTACGAACTGAGGTCCCTTTCATGCGATCCGGCCAAACTCACCGGCCTGTCCGAGAAACTCATCGTCAGCCATTGGGAGAACAACTACGGCGGCGCTGTCAAGCGTCTCAACGCCATCGAGCAAAAGCTGGCGCAATTGAACTGGGGCGCGGCGCCGGTGTTCGAGATCAACGGCCTCAAGCGCGAGGAGATGATCGCCAGCGGTTCCATGATCCTGCACGAGGTGTACTTCGATTCCCTCGGTGGCGCGGGAGGCGACCCTGGCGGGACGCTGAAGGCGGCCATCGAGCGCGATTTCGGCTCCATGGACGCCTGGCGCGCCCAATTCACGGCCATGGGCAAGGCCCAGGGCGGCGGCTCCGGCTGGACCCTGTTGGTGTGGAGTCCGCGCCGGGGGCGTCTCGTGAACGCCTGGGCCGCCGACCACGCCCACAACTTGGCCGGCGCCACGCCGCTGATCGCCCTCGACATGTACGAGCACAGCTACCACATGGACTTCGGCGCCAAGGCCGGGGCTTACGTGGACGCCTTCATGCAAAACCTGTCCTGGACCACCGCCGAGGCGGCTTTCACCCGATTGGGAGCCTGA
- a CDS encoding SMP-30/gluconolactonase/LRE family protein, which translates to MKYLVAAIVAALTVGGVAAGAEPEASVFPKTLPFPEVRTLAGDGQPGAADGSPGRVNRPHGLSYGNDGSLYFADRGNHQVRVLRSGGTVATVAGTGKAGFADGPAHAARFNEPIAVAVERSGAVYVADRNNHRIRKIRPDGTVITLAGGDSAGFVDGDLKSARFNQPYGVALDAAQTTLYVADYLNHAIRRIDLVLDKVDTLAGNGAPGFADGQRATARFNQPYNVRIDGQGRLWVPDQLNHAVRRVTPAGEVTTVAGAGKAGYADGPAATVRFDNPTGVAPLPNGAVVVADRNNNRLRLVTPDGAVATLAGAGEAGFADGTAASARFNQPLDVEFDDSMSRVLVSEDKGHRLRVLPKDTRR; encoded by the coding sequence ATGAAGTATCTCGTTGCGGCCATCGTGGCCGCGCTCACTGTCGGCGGCGTCGCGGCCGGCGCCGAGCCTGAAGCATCGGTTTTCCCCAAGACTCTGCCGTTTCCCGAGGTCCGGACCCTGGCTGGAGACGGCCAGCCGGGCGCGGCGGACGGCTCGCCGGGCCGTGTCAACCGGCCTCATGGCCTGTCATACGGCAATGACGGCAGCCTCTATTTCGCCGACCGCGGCAACCATCAGGTGCGGGTGCTGAGATCCGGCGGCACGGTGGCCACCGTGGCGGGAACGGGCAAGGCCGGCTTTGCCGACGGCCCCGCCCACGCGGCCCGGTTCAACGAACCCATCGCCGTTGCGGTCGAGCGTAGCGGGGCCGTCTATGTCGCCGACCGCAACAATCATCGCATCCGCAAGATCAGGCCGGACGGCACGGTCATCACGCTGGCGGGCGGCGATTCGGCCGGCTTCGTCGATGGCGACCTGAAATCGGCGCGCTTCAACCAGCCCTACGGTGTCGCCCTGGATGCCGCGCAGACCACGCTCTATGTTGCGGACTACCTCAACCACGCCATCCGCCGCATCGATCTCGTGCTGGACAAGGTGGACACGCTCGCCGGCAACGGCGCACCCGGCTTCGCCGACGGCCAGCGCGCCACGGCGCGTTTCAACCAGCCCTACAACGTGCGCATCGACGGTCAGGGGCGCCTGTGGGTGCCCGACCAGCTGAACCATGCCGTCCGCCGGGTGACGCCCGCGGGCGAGGTGACGACGGTTGCGGGCGCCGGCAAGGCAGGCTACGCCGATGGCCCGGCTGCCACGGTGCGGTTCGACAACCCGACCGGCGTCGCGCCACTGCCCAATGGCGCCGTCGTCGTGGCCGACCGCAACAACAATCGCCTGCGCCTGGTCACTCCCGACGGCGCGGTCGCCACCCTGGCCGGTGCGGGCGAAGCCGGATTCGCCGATGGCACGGCCGCCTCCGCCCGCTTCAACCAGCCGCTGGACGTGGAGTTCGACGACAGCATGTCGCGCGTGCTGGTGTCCGAGGACAAGGGCCATCGCCTGCGCGTGCTGCCCAAGGATACCCGGCGCTGA
- a CDS encoding chromate resistance protein ChrB domain-containing protein, producing MQWITRERPKIDRIACPWLIARFIDESPEFLYVPSGDVMRIAAETGATPYDVSGVELGHHGDQCSFDAFIAKYQLTDPPLQKLATIVRAADTGRPDLAKEAAGLLAISKGLSLNFEDDHEMLNAGMVMYDALYAWCADTPLKKVARLLGLK from the coding sequence ATGCAATGGATTACCCGTGAACGCCCGAAGATCGACCGCATCGCCTGTCCCTGGCTGATTGCCCGCTTCATCGACGAAAGCCCGGAGTTTCTCTACGTGCCGTCGGGCGACGTCATGAGGATCGCCGCCGAGACCGGGGCCACCCCCTATGACGTCTCCGGCGTCGAGTTGGGGCACCACGGCGATCAGTGCAGCTTCGATGCCTTCATCGCCAAATACCAGTTGACTGACCCGCCCTTGCAAAAGCTGGCGACCATCGTGCGGGCCGCCGACACCGGTCGCCCCGACCTGGCCAAGGAAGCGGCCGGGCTTCTGGCGATCTCGAAAGGGCTCTCCCTCAATTTCGAGGATGACCACGAGATGCTGAATGCAGGCATGGTGATGTACGACGCGCTCTACGCCTGGTGCGCGGACACACCGCTGAAGAAGGTCGCCCGCCTGCTTGGCTTGAAGTGA